In Sphingomonas sp. M1-B02, the sequence CGCAAGGGTGAGCGCGACCGCATAGAAGATCGTCGGCTGCTCCATCAGGTGGATATAATTGTGCGCCGGCCACTGATCGCGCTCGGCCAGCATTCCATCGAGGATGCCGGGGCGACCGCCGCGCGCCTTGGACAAATCGATGCCCGCTTTCTTCAGCGCAGGCATGCGGATGGCCATCATCCAGGCAAGCATCACAAGCGACCAGGCGATCAGCAGGACGACAGGTTTCAGGATTTCGGCGTGCATGGCTTTCCCCTCCGGTTCCGGGCCAGACTTATCCACTGCGCGGTCGATTGCAAATTGGGGGCGGGGGGTCACCGAATGCCGGAGGGGTTCCTAGATGTACCGGACGAGCCATTCCGGAGACACGCATCATGAAGACTCAAGGCAACACCATCCTGATCACCGGCGGCGGATCGGGGATCGGCGCGGCGCTGGCGCAGCGCTTCCACGACGCGGGCAACAGCGTGATCGTCGCCGGGCGGCGGCTGGACGCGCTGGAGGCGGCATGCGCGGGGCGGCCGAACATGCATGCGATGACGCTCGATGTGGAAAGCGCGGAGGGCGTGGCGGACTTTGCCGAGCGGCTCTTGGCAGCGCATCCGCAGGTCAACGTTCTGATCAACAATGCCGGGATCATGCGCTTCGAGGATGCGACCCAGCGCCGCGACCTGGCCGATGCCGAGGCGACGATCGCGACAAACCTGCTCGGGCCGATCCGGCTGATCGATGCGCTGGTCGATCATCTGCGCGGCCGGGCGGATGCGGCAATCGTCAACGTGACGTCGGGGCTGGCTTATGTGCCGCTGCTGACCACGCCGACCTACAATGCGACCAAAGCGGCGATCCACAGCTATACGGTGGCGCTGCGCGAACTGCTGAAGGGTGAGGTGGAGGTGATCGAGCTGGCGCCGCCGGCGGTGCAGACGGGGCTGACGCCGGGGCAGGAGAACCGGCCGGGCTATCAGCCGCTGGAAGAGTTTGCGGCGGAGGTGATGGCGCTGTTCGGCCAGGTGCCGACGCCTGCGGAGATATTGGTGGAGCGGGTGAAGTTCCTGCGCGATGCGGAGGCCGAGGGGCGTTTCGATGCCACGCTGCTGCAGTTGAACGCGATGGCGAAAGCGGCGCGGGAGGGGTGAAGCAAATTCCCTCTCCCCTTGTGGGAGAGGGAATAAGCCGACGAAGTC encodes:
- a CDS encoding MAPEG family protein; amino-acid sequence: MHAEILKPVVLLIAWSLVMLAWMMAIRMPALKKAGIDLSKARGGRPGILDGMLAERDQWPAHNYIHLMEQPTIFYAVALTLALIGAGNGVNAWIAWVYVGLRIAHSLVQATFNKIAIRFTLFLLSSLALVALTLHAAMVVFAQ
- a CDS encoding SDR family oxidoreductase, coding for MKTQGNTILITGGGSGIGAALAQRFHDAGNSVIVAGRRLDALEAACAGRPNMHAMTLDVESAEGVADFAERLLAAHPQVNVLINNAGIMRFEDATQRRDLADAEATIATNLLGPIRLIDALVDHLRGRADAAIVNVTSGLAYVPLLTTPTYNATKAAIHSYTVALRELLKGEVEVIELAPPAVQTGLTPGQENRPGYQPLEEFAAEVMALFGQVPTPAEILVERVKFLRDAEAEGRFDATLLQLNAMAKAAREG